The Alysiella filiformis sequence TTTCAAGCCAAAATCAATGTAAAAACAGCCCAAACGCGATGTTTGGGCTGTCTGAATGTGGTGGTCGGAGGCGGGATCGAACCGCCGACACACGGATTTTCAATCCGTTGCTCTACCGACTGAGCTATCCGACCTAGAAAGCGTGTATTAAATCAAATCGCCGCATTTTTGGCAAGAAAAATTGTGTTGTTTTGTTTTTGAATATTGTTTTCAAAATAAAAATAATTTTTCAGGCTGCCTGAAAACACTTTATTCGTTAAATTGCGTTACAATTTGCCTTTCTCATCTGTATTTACCCAAAAAGGCTGCCTGAAACATGAATACGCAAAATTTATCCCACGCCAAATTATTGGTTGTGAAAGTCGGTTCTAGCCTCGTTACCGCCGAAGGACGCGGCATAGACCAATCCGCGCTCAATAATTGGGCAAAACAAATCGCCCACATCAAACAAAATGGCGTTGATGTGATTTTGGTGTCAAGCGGAGCCATTGCCGAAGGCGTGAAACGCTTGGGCTGGGCAAAACGCCCCACCGCCATCAACGAATTGCAAGCGGCGGCGGCTGTTGGGCAAATGGGCATAGCCCAAGCCTATGAACGCGCCTTTTCGCAACACGGTTTGCACACGGCACAAATTCTGCTCACACACGAAGATTTGAGCGACCGCACACGCTATTTGAATGCGCGAAGTACACTCAAAACCCTGTTGTCGCAAAACATCGTGCCTGTGATTAACGAAAACGACACCGTTACCACCAATGAAATCAAATTGGGCGACAACGACACCTTGGGCGCATTGGTCAGCAATTTGGTGGACGCAGACGCACTCATCATTTTAACCGACCAGCGCGGCTTGTACGACAGCGACCCGCGCAAAAATCCCCAAGCCCAATTCATCAGCCAAATTGCCGCCAACCACCCCAATCTCACCCAAATGGCAGGCGGTGCAGGCACAGGAGTTGGCACAGGCGG is a genomic window containing:
- the proB gene encoding glutamate 5-kinase encodes the protein MNTQNLSHAKLLVVKVGSSLVTAEGRGIDQSALNNWAKQIAHIKQNGVDVILVSSGAIAEGVKRLGWAKRPTAINELQAAAAVGQMGIAQAYERAFSQHGLHTAQILLTHEDLSDRTRYLNARSTLKTLLSQNIVPVINENDTVTTNEIKLGDNDTLGALVSNLVDADALIILTDQRGLYDSDPRKNPQAQFISQIAANHPNLTQMAGGAGTGVGTGGMYTKVLAAKRAALSGANTVVASGRETDVLQRLSTGESIGTLFTSELSRVNARKQWLLGHIQISGSVNVDAGAEQALLHKNGSLLPVGVVRVNGHFHRGELIAVLNESGAEIARGLANYSSAETAKIVRCHANEIADKLGYAFEDELIHRDNLALHW